A single Biomphalaria glabrata chromosome 2, xgBioGlab47.1, whole genome shotgun sequence DNA region contains:
- the LOC106060641 gene encoding uncharacterized protein LOC106060641 isoform X2, which produces MAMNNHMEARRRQMFMERVCAARKRLELAENQKESQEAGTSNAYSIQSDSKLNTAQGPSKTARSQADEHQNAKTYSIYAPSNKKKLVTNLVPPNTKPCPPSLEGVKRDHVYKILHPYSEY; this is translated from the exons ATGGCTATGAACAATCACATGGAAGCTCGTCGTCGTCAAATGTTTATGGAGAGAGTTTGCGCAGCAAGAAAGCGATTGGAACTTGCTGAAAATCAAAAAGAGTCTCAAGAG GCTGGAACATCAAATGCATATTCTATACAGTCTGATTCTAAGCTTAATACTGCACAAGGTCCCTCTAAAACAGCCAG AAGTCAGGCTGATGAACATCAAAATGCGAAAACCTATTCTATTTATGCTccgagcaataaaaaaaaattagtgacTAACCTGGTGCCTCCCAATACTAAACCCTGCCCTCCATCTCTGGAAGGTGTTAAACGAGACCATGTGTATAAGATACTACACCCATATTCTGAATACTAG
- the LOC106060641 gene encoding uncharacterized protein LOC106060641 isoform X1, with protein sequence MAMNNHMEARRRQMFMERVCAARKRLELAENQKESQEAGTSNAYSIQSDSKLNTAQGPSKTARSTLLPFRVNEEGHKNRYRDRHHLAPHCDKAFAVMYPGSDNIDYVSPESRKNSREYVYVERYEMSCKVNGKFQLEGLRALPENVS encoded by the exons ATGGCTATGAACAATCACATGGAAGCTCGTCGTCGTCAAATGTTTATGGAGAGAGTTTGCGCAGCAAGAAAGCGATTGGAACTTGCTGAAAATCAAAAAGAGTCTCAAGAG GCTGGAACATCAAATGCATATTCTATACAGTCTGATTCTAAGCTTAATACTGCACAAGGTCCCTCTAAAACAGCCAG ATCAACACTTTTGCCATTCCGTGTGAATGAAGAAGGTCACAAGAATAGGTACAGAGACAGACACCACTTAGCACCACACTGTGATAAAGCATTTGCTGTTATGTATCCAGGATCAGATAATATAGACTATGTTTCTCCAGAATCTCGCAAGAATAGCAGAGAATATGTTTATGTTGAAAGATATGAAATGAGTTGCAAAGTGAATGGCAAATTTCAATTAGAGGGCTTAAGGGCCTTGCCTGAAAATGTGTCTTGA